In Collimonas arenae, a single genomic region encodes these proteins:
- a CDS encoding ABC transporter substrate-binding protein: MKKAWLGTTVSAALAITLAASSGGAYAQIKVGVSVSATGPAASLGIPEKNTFALLPKEIAGQKVQYIVLDDATDSTTAVKNVRKLVSEEKVDLLIGSTAVPGSLAMSDVAAESGTPMISMAASAALIEPVDAKRRWIFKTPQNDSHMATAIIAHMADAGVKSVAFIGFSDAYGEGWYREFSKLAELRKIKIVANERFARNDTSVTGQVLKMVSANPDAVLIAGAGTPAALPQKTLKERGYKGKIYQTHGVANNDFLRVCGKDCEGTFLPAGPLLVAEQLPDSNPVKKSAMAYRSAYEKAYGVGSISTFGGHAWDAGMLLGAAAPAALKKGKPGSPEFRAGLRDSIEAIKNLPVSQGIVNMSPTDHVGFDQRSRVMVEIVSGKWKLLGAAQ, from the coding sequence ATGAAAAAAGCATGGTTGGGGACGACCGTTTCCGCAGCACTGGCAATCACCCTGGCCGCAAGTAGCGGCGGCGCATACGCACAGATCAAGGTTGGCGTGAGCGTGTCCGCCACCGGTCCGGCGGCTTCGCTGGGTATCCCTGAGAAAAATACTTTTGCCTTGCTGCCGAAGGAAATCGCCGGCCAGAAGGTGCAGTATATTGTGCTCGATGACGCTACGGACAGCACCACCGCAGTCAAGAATGTGCGCAAGCTGGTCAGTGAAGAAAAGGTGGACTTGCTGATCGGTTCGACCGCAGTTCCCGGTTCGCTGGCGATGAGCGACGTCGCCGCCGAATCCGGCACGCCGATGATTTCGATGGCGGCTTCGGCCGCGCTGATCGAGCCGGTCGACGCCAAGCGCCGCTGGATTTTCAAGACGCCGCAAAATGACTCGCACATGGCGACTGCAATCATCGCTCACATGGCGGATGCCGGCGTCAAGAGCGTGGCTTTTATCGGCTTCTCGGATGCTTACGGCGAGGGCTGGTATCGTGAATTTTCCAAGCTGGCCGAGCTGCGCAAGATCAAGATCGTCGCTAACGAGCGTTTCGCGCGTAACGACACGTCGGTCACCGGCCAGGTGTTGAAGATGGTTAGCGCCAATCCCGACGCGGTGCTGATCGCCGGCGCCGGCACACCGGCCGCCTTGCCGCAAAAGACGCTGAAAGAGCGTGGCTATAAAGGCAAAATCTATCAGACCCACGGCGTCGCCAATAACGATTTCCTGCGCGTCTGCGGCAAGGATTGCGAAGGCACTTTCCTGCCCGCCGGCCCCTTGCTGGTGGCAGAACAACTGCCGGACAGCAATCCGGTCAAGAAGTCGGCGATGGCTTATCGTAGTGCCTACGAAAAGGCCTATGGCGTCGGCAGCATCTCCACTTTCGGCGGCCATGCCTGGGATGCAGGCATGTTGCTTGGCGCCGCCGCACCTGCGGCCCTCAAGAAAGGCAAGCCCGGCAGTCCTGAGTTCCGCGCCGGGCTGCGCGACAGCATCGAAGCCATCAAAAACCTGCCGGTCTCGCAAGGCATCGTCAACATGAGTCCGACCGATCACGTCGGTTTCGACCAGCGCTCCCGCGTGATGGTGGAAATCGTTAGCGGAAAATGGAAACTGCTGGGCGCTGCGCAGTAA
- the slmA gene encoding nucleoid occlusion factor SlmA: MATTKPGERKLQILQTLAVMLEQPKGEKITTAALAARIEVSEAALYRHFASKAQMFEGLIDFIESTVFGLVNQITEQQEKGLHQAQAITLMLLNFAERNPGMTRVMIGDALVNEDERLQLRMNQFVDRIELALKQALRTAAAQGEANEAETAMRANILASFVLGRWQRFAKSRFQHKPGADAAQQVALMLV; encoded by the coding sequence ATGGCTACTACTAAACCAGGCGAGCGTAAACTTCAGATCCTTCAGACCCTCGCGGTCATGCTGGAACAACCAAAGGGCGAAAAAATCACCACGGCTGCGCTGGCGGCTCGGATCGAGGTGTCGGAAGCGGCGTTGTACCGGCATTTCGCCAGCAAGGCGCAAATGTTCGAAGGCTTGATCGACTTTATCGAAAGCACCGTGTTCGGCCTGGTCAACCAGATTACCGAACAGCAGGAAAAGGGCTTGCATCAGGCGCAGGCGATTACGCTGATGCTGCTTAATTTTGCCGAACGCAATCCGGGTATGACCCGCGTCATGATCGGCGATGCCTTGGTCAATGAGGACGAACGTCTGCAACTGCGCATGAACCAGTTCGTCGACCGTATCGAACTGGCGCTCAAGCAGGCGCTGCGAACCGCTGCCGCGCAGGGCGAAGCGAATGAGGCAGAAACCGCGATGCGGGCCAATATCCTGGCAAGTTTCGTGCTGGGCCGCTGGCAGCGTTTCGCCAAGAGCCGTTTCCAGCACAAGCCCGGAGCCGACGCCGCGCAACAGGTCGCGCTGATGCTGGTTTGA
- a CDS encoding pyrimidine 5'-nucleotidase — protein MDTGRKNTKGNKHAVLWLFDLDNTLHNASHAIFPAIHVNMNAFMARTLGSDGIDADAATVNAARENYWRRYGATLLGMVKHHQVRPEDFLREAHRFDDLLGMIRAERGLINLLKRLPGRKILLTNAPLHYSGDVMRHLRLQRHFGKHISIEAMHVHRQLRPKPSRHMLRQLVAREKVPARRCILVEDTIVNLKAAKRVGMRTAWVTQYLKDQSNTIKRPNYVDVKVKSVRQLSKNLHRLR, from the coding sequence ATGGATACAGGAAGAAAAAATACAAAGGGGAACAAACACGCCGTGCTTTGGCTGTTCGACCTGGACAATACCTTGCACAATGCCTCGCATGCGATTTTTCCGGCGATTCACGTCAACATGAACGCCTTCATGGCGCGTACCCTCGGCAGTGACGGCATCGATGCCGACGCCGCTACCGTCAATGCCGCGCGCGAGAATTACTGGCGGCGCTATGGCGCGACCTTGCTGGGCATGGTAAAACATCACCAGGTACGGCCCGAAGATTTTTTGCGCGAAGCGCATCGTTTCGACGACCTGCTGGGCATGATTCGGGCGGAACGCGGCCTGATCAATTTGCTCAAGCGGCTGCCGGGGCGCAAGATCTTGCTGACCAATGCGCCGCTGCACTATTCTGGTGATGTGATGCGCCATCTGCGCCTGCAGCGTCATTTCGGCAAGCATATTTCGATCGAGGCCATGCATGTGCATCGCCAGTTGCGCCCCAAGCCGTCGCGCCACATGCTGCGACAACTGGTGGCGCGCGAGAAGGTTCCGGCACGGCGCTGCATTCTGGTGGAGGACACCATCGTCAATCTGAAGGCCGCCAAGCGGGTCGGGATGCGTACCGCGTGGGTGACGCAGTACCTGAAGGACCAGTCAAATACGATAAAGCGCCCCAATTACGTCGATGTCAAAGTAAAATCCGTCCGTCAGTTGAGCAAGAATCTGCACCGTTTGCGCTGA
- a CDS encoding TraB/GumN family protein, giving the protein MFRQIIVSLGATGLGSAAGLLAQLSCLCQRTRLRRLLLPLGFGALLAGAPPLFAQDVIAGASLQPAAGVRQGGAMFQVQRDGHSAYLFGTIHVGKADFYPLDAKILQAIQQSSCIALEIDPNNNQAMVPLIKKYGIYPDGKSHQKDLPPKLQKELAALLEKYGMAPDQVASLKPWLIATMLGINEYSSQGYLSQYGVDTTLANLAKKSNKRLVELETADAQLSLLGSLSYTEQVQFLQDSIDEIQDPAKAQRSLELVNLWRSGDVDGLAAMLAEMNSEDTFASKFMQRSLLDGRNPGLADGIAKLANSTNAPFVAIGMLHLVGPNSVLAILQQRGYTVTRVY; this is encoded by the coding sequence GTGTTTCGTCAGATTATAGTTTCATTAGGTGCAACCGGCCTAGGTTCGGCCGCCGGATTACTCGCGCAGCTATCTTGCCTGTGCCAACGGACCCGGCTACGCCGGCTGCTGCTTCCCTTGGGATTTGGTGCATTGCTGGCGGGCGCGCCGCCGCTGTTCGCCCAGGATGTCATCGCCGGCGCATCGCTACAGCCTGCCGCCGGCGTTCGCCAGGGTGGCGCCATGTTTCAGGTACAACGCGACGGCCACAGCGCCTACTTGTTCGGCACCATCCATGTCGGTAAAGCCGATTTTTATCCCTTGGATGCAAAAATATTGCAAGCAATACAACAATCGTCCTGTATCGCACTGGAAATCGATCCGAACAATAATCAGGCCATGGTTCCGCTGATAAAAAAGTACGGCATCTATCCGGATGGTAAATCGCACCAGAAGGATTTGCCGCCAAAGCTGCAAAAAGAGCTCGCCGCCCTGCTGGAAAAGTACGGCATGGCGCCGGACCAGGTCGCCAGCCTGAAACCCTGGCTGATAGCGACCATGCTCGGCATCAATGAATACAGCAGCCAGGGTTATCTGTCGCAATATGGCGTCGACACCACCTTGGCCAATCTTGCAAAAAAAAGCAACAAACGCCTGGTCGAACTTGAGACCGCCGACGCACAGCTATCGCTGCTTGGGAGCTTGTCGTACACCGAGCAAGTTCAGTTTCTGCAAGACAGCATCGATGAAATCCAGGATCCAGCCAAAGCGCAGCGCTCGCTCGAACTGGTCAATTTGTGGCGCAGCGGCGATGTCGACGGCTTGGCCGCAATGCTGGCGGAAATGAATTCCGAGGACACATTTGCCAGTAAATTCATGCAACGTTCCCTGCTCGACGGCAGGAATCCGGGGCTGGCGGACGGCATCGCCAAGCTGGCCAACTCGACCAACGCCCCCTTCGTCGCTATCGGCATGTTGCATCTGGTCGGACCGAACAGCGTGCTGGCGATATTGCAACAGCGTGGTTATACGGTGACACGGGTT